In the genome of Brachypodium distachyon strain Bd21 chromosome 3, Brachypodium_distachyon_v3.0, whole genome shotgun sequence, the window GAACCCGCTCAAGCCCATCAGCCTCTACATCAACTCCCCGGGGGGAGTCGTCACCGCGGGGCTCGCGATCTACGACACCATGCAGTACATCCGATGCCCCGTCAACACCATCTGCATCGGACAGGCCGCCTCCATGGGGTCGCTcctgctggccgccggcgcgcgaggggagaggagggcgctGCCCAACGCCAGGGTCATGATCCACCAGCCCTCCGGCGGGGCGCAGGGCCAGGCCACCGACATCGCCATCCAGGCCAAGGAGATCCTCAAGCTGCGCGACCGCCTCAACAAGATCTACGCCAAGCACACGGGCCAGAACATCGACAAGATCGAGCAGTGCATGGAGCGTGACCTCTTCATGGACCCTGAGGAGGCGCGCGAATGGGGGCTTATAGACGAGGTCATCGAGAACCGCCCTGCCTCGCTCATGCCCGAAGGCCTCACTATTGACCCGCCTCaccacggtggcggcgccagcAACAACGGACGTggcagggaggaggagccctCAGCGGTATGAAGGCTGCCCACAAAGGTGAAACCTTTCTCGAGCCCGGTGGCTATGTTGTTTGTTGTTAGATCTAAGTTTTGATTTCTTAATACGACAGCAGGTTGTTATTCTGGTCGCCGAGGCCTACAGCTTCTTCCCTGTTGTTTTAATTGCCTAAATTCAGCTACTGATGATATATTTATTGCAACTCGTAAATGGAATTTCATTCCTTTGATACCTATAAAACGATAATCGGGTGAATATGTGTTACATACGATGAATTTTATGGCATGCCGTTCAAAATCAGTTCTTCATTGCTTCGGCATAAATTATCTTCTGTTTTGTGTCGATTACAAATTagttctatgatgttgttttttATATCAGTTTGTCGTGGTCATTTAGTAAGAAGTTCTTCGATATGCATCAGTTGCCATTCTTCTCTGGTCTGTTTAGGTCTGTACCCCATGACAATGGCTATTTGTAATCTTCTGATTCACTATAAGTTTTCCAGACCCACTCAGGAGTCCTCAACAGAAGTATAGTTTATGCAGGGGTATTTGTCTAGTCTGTATTGGGAGCTCAGACTGCTCGCTGTTCATAGATGGCTGGATTTATCAACTTCTAAGAAATGGTTTAGCATGTCTGGTAGTGTCCACTCATTTGGTCAAGCATTAAGATAGCAATTTGTAGATGATATTTAGTTATTCGATGGGTGCTTCAACCTTGACCTATCATGGTTCAAGGTGAGAACTTAATGTATTCTTGCCAATCTAACACTTAGTAATCTTGGCAATTAGCAGTGTGTTCTACTGCAGACTACAGAATTTTGTTAAGTACATCTGTGCTCAATGTTGTTGCAGTTATATGAGTAATGTTGTGATTAATGGATATGAACTAAACCAAGTTTCTTCAGTGTGGGTCAATGTTCTAGAGAGTGGTCCGACTGCAGCTGTCTCAAGCGCTAGGTACCCTCCTCGCCGTTACGGTTCTGCCATGGTAGTACGCACTTGGCAGACTGGTGCCAACAGTTTCTAGGCGGTCATGGACCTATGAAGTTCAGCTTCATAATTTGGGCACTTCTTTATGAAGAACTGGAGGTAGTGGAGTAAGCATTCTAAATGTTTGCTCCCTTAGAAAATGATGTATTTCTTAGCTTTGTTTGCCGATTGATGGtattttactactccctccgtcccatattaagtgccgaaatattacatatatctagatgtattttagtatatagatacgtccatatttagacaaatttaagtcactgaatatgggacggagggggtatGTTTTCTGTTCAAACGTGCAGTTTGTGCTATCTGTGCGCTGCATGCTGGATGGCGGCTTTGCGCTTGTTGATAATATTGTAGTGGGTTGTCTTTACCTCATTTGGAACCTTAATAGGACCTGGAGCTGCGCTCTGATGTCTCTCGTAACTTAAGAGCATCACTCAGAAGTCAATGGGAAACAGACAAGTTCCACGCAGCTCTCTTTTGATGTTCTCCAGCCTTCCAGGTATAGAGAACCTAAAGGATGCCGGAAAAAATTCTTCAGATATTGCTCAGATATTgaaatgggtgaaaacccaGGCCAGTCTGTCCAAGCTGGGTCAGGGATTGAACCTGATCGAGTGATATTTGCATATAGTTGACTGAGCCCTTGTTTAGGTCACCCATATAACCATAGTTGGATGAGATCAACATCCTGTAGACCTGAAACTAATGACTGGCAGCAGAAGGTTCTTTACTCGAGTATGCCAGCAGATGGTGATTTTATTGACATTTGAGAATGCCAGCACTGGCTGTTCCTTTAGGGGTGCAAGAGATATGGATATCTCACCACCGTTCAGATAAATTGTCAAGTCCTGAAGCTGTATCTGAACTTTCAGTTTATGGGAACTTAGACAACCCTTTGATGCTCCTGAGTGCTCGAATATCCTGTTTCTGTGGCGCAAAAAGTCCTTGGATTCGTTGTTTACCCAGCCATCATTGTATGTTTTCAGCTCTACCTTTGCTTCAGTTTTGAGTACTTTCCTGCGTCCGGTGCTATTTGTCTTGGTTTTCTTgatctttttctttcattttttttgaaatagtAGAGTTATTCTTCATCTCAGCGACACCTGAAGTAGACCTTGCAACGCCAAAAACATTTTGCAGCCGACAACAAACCAATCAAACACATGGCCAAATCCTAATATGCGAGTgcagatttttatttttatttcttagaTGCTAGCGTATAGAATTATACCGAGTGGAATACGTTTTTGGGGAGATGGATTAGGCCGGTGGACATGCGACATGAGCGAACAATGTAAAGTTAGTGGTATCATATCATATCAGACTGATATTATCAGTCGCACGCAGGTGAATATGAAGTGATCCGTAAGGGAAGGAAGACTCTTCATAATCTTGTCAGATGTCAATCTGTTAACTGCTTCTTGCTCGTAGGTGTGAGATTGCTTGACTTGGTACAATCCTCCATCTTGGTACTAGATCATCTTGTCGGTGAATATATCGCTCAAGTTCTTATTTGTACATTGTACTCTGGAATCTTTACTCTTGTTAAGATCCTAATTGGTGCGTGCGCGGACCCGGAGAAGGGCTCTTTGGATTGAAggatttttcatatttttcataTGATTTTGATAGGATTCTAATTGGCACCCACAATTTCCCCCCCCCATAAATACTGTTGATTCAGAGGAACCCATTCGTTAAAATTCCTATGTATTTGATTTCCTACGCTCTAATCTATAGGAATTCTGGTAAGAGGTCGGACTTCTGTGCTTTACTGTAGTGCAACCCAATAACTTCTACTATAGATTCTTTGTATTCTGAACTCATGTATGGTTAAGCATGCCATGACATCCTTTCATGTGTGTATACAATTTCTGTGAATAAAAAACCCTAAATATTTCTGTGCTTGGTCCGCTCCAATTGCGACATCCCACAAGACCTACCGCCGCAGGCTGTCTCACGAACTCCTCCTGAACCTTATCCACCGCGTGTGCATCTCTGCATGCAACCATAGGGCGACGAGTGACCCAACCGTAGTTGGAGGTTGCACAAGAAGGTCTGATTTTCACTCTTAGGCCAGCAGGTTCTGAGCTTGCGGTTGCCATTGTC includes:
- the LOC100822145 gene encoding uncharacterized protein LOC100822145 — its product is MTPSALANLAGASPLPTFAPRPRSRPNSVSPGPGPAPGGPAPRRLAVAAPPRAFFSSAPYQPQQPEPAGYSSALEYGLVPMVVETTSRGERAYDIFSRLLKERIVCIHGPIADETASLVVAQLLFLESENPLKPISLYINSPGGVVTAGLAIYDTMQYIRCPVNTICIGQAASMGSLLLAAGARGERRALPNARVMIHQPSGGAQGQATDIAIQAKEILKLRDRLNKIYAKHTGQNIDKIEQCMERDLFMDPEEAREWGLIDEVIENRPASLMPEGLTIDPPHHGGGASNNGRGREEEPSAV